Proteins encoded within one genomic window of Aerococcus viridans:
- a CDS encoding alpha/beta hydrolase yields the protein MAFAPFFYLELKEHILDVPYTLAKRRIRVLLPKDYEAHPDKHYPVVYMHDGQNVFHSKEAFSKHSWKTIHAIKRNPDLPSMIIVGIDNGEEMRTLEYLPWTLKDAYDPRLSGQGGRGAEFSEFVVTIVKDFVDKHYRTIPDAAHTAMVGSSFGATISTYLGAAYKDKIGRLGIFSLTNWAVAQDFDRFIERVDLPNDQRIYIECGTEEGDEIDEMIIGPYTEQAYITDAIKYSQQVMQAGVAPENVSLNIFHGDEHSEEYWSKHLPDCLRFITQGWPL from the coding sequence ATGGCGTTTGCCCCATTTTTCTATTTGGAACTGAAAGAACATATTTTAGATGTGCCTTATACCTTGGCTAAGCGGCGAATTCGTGTCCTCTTACCTAAGGACTATGAAGCGCATCCGGACAAGCATTATCCCGTTGTTTATATGCATGACGGGCAGAATGTATTTCATTCTAAGGAAGCTTTTTCGAAACATTCTTGGAAAACAATTCACGCAATCAAGCGGAATCCGGATTTACCAAGTATGATTATTGTCGGCATTGATAATGGCGAGGAGATGCGGACCTTGGAATACCTGCCGTGGACGCTCAAGGATGCCTACGATCCAAGACTATCTGGTCAAGGGGGACGAGGCGCTGAGTTTTCTGAGTTTGTGGTGACCATTGTCAAAGACTTTGTTGACAAACACTACCGGACTATACCAGACGCTGCTCACACGGCGATGGTAGGGTCTTCCTTTGGGGCGACTATTTCAACGTATCTTGGCGCTGCTTATAAGGACAAAATTGGTCGGTTAGGGATTTTTTCATTAACCAATTGGGCAGTTGCGCAAGATTTTGACCGGTTTATTGAACGGGTGGATTTGCCAAATGACCAACGGATTTATATCGAATGCGGGACTGAAGAAGGGGACGAGATAGATGAGATGATCATCGGTCCTTATACTGAACAGGCTTATATTACGGATGCCATTAAATATAGCCAACAGGTGATGCAGGCAGGTGTGGCGCCAGAAAATGTGTCCTTGAATATTTTCCATGGGGATGAACATTCAGAAGAATATTGGTCTAAGCACTTACCAGATTGCTTACGGTTTATTACACAGGGCTGGCCTTTATAA
- a CDS encoding YlbG family protein → MSIYDQAQSRQALIVWMYSNKKVKQLQKYGFVYYVSRKMKYAVLYTDVSEADHIQKNLEKLHFVRRVDVSPRQAMATDYATAFDTYAADLMAKKDSDDKDRLNERYA, encoded by the coding sequence ATGAGTATTTATGATCAAGCACAGTCACGGCAAGCGTTGATTGTGTGGATGTATTCAAATAAAAAAGTTAAACAGTTACAAAAGTACGGTTTCGTTTATTATGTGTCGCGGAAGATGAAGTATGCGGTTTTGTACACGGATGTGTCGGAAGCGGACCACATTCAAAAGAATCTTGAGAAGTTGCATTTCGTGCGTCGGGTGGATGTGTCTCCTAGGCAGGCGATGGCGACGGATTATGCGACGGCCTTTGATACCTATGCGGCAGACTTGATGGCCAAGAAGGATTCGGATGATAAAGATCGTTTGAATGAACGGTATGCGTAA
- a CDS encoding pyruvate carboxylase: MINKVLVANRGEIAIRIFRACFELGISTVAVYSQEDEVSVHRFKADESYLLSKDKKAVEAYLDIESIIQIAKDVNADAIHPGYGFLSENTEFARRCEEEGIKFIGPSHEILDMFGDKVKAREAAKKANIPLIPGSDGPVESLEEVFEFGKTAGYPIIIKAALGGGGRGMRVVRSEDEVAEQYRLAVSEATKAFGSGEAYVEKYVEGPKHIEVQIMADEQGNTMHLWERDCSVQRRHQKVVEVAPTVNMSMELRNRICNSARDFLDSVDYANAGTVEFLLDGDDFYFIEVNPRVQVEHTITEQITGVDIVQTQIRVAAGESLSEIGLPAQEDLPLNGFAIQCRVTTEDPNNNFFPDTGKINTYRSPGGFGVRLDAGNGFQNTVVSPYFDSMIAKLITYGTDFEDTVAKTDRALREYRVRGVKNNIPFLRNVVNHPVFQAGTANTVFIDNTPELFDFPKERNRDRGNKVLQYIGDISVNGFPGIENEKGQFETIPTPKIELVDRNGLSAKQILDRDGVKGVQDFIKNSNDLLLTDTTMRDAHQSLIATRMRTRDMVKPAKVMEDALPNLFSMEVWGGATFDAAFRFLTENPWSRLEQLREAMPNTLLQMLFRGSNAVGYTSYPDNTLKAFIDQAAASGIDVFRVFDSLNWTKQIEKPIQYVKDAGKIAEATMCYTGDILNPERTKYSLDYYVKLAKELQAMGADIIAVKDMAGLLKPQAAYALISELKDNVDVPIHLHTHDTAGNGILTYTEASRAGVDIVDVASSAFASTTSQPSMQSLYYAMEYNDRKPNIHVQNAEKINQYWLGVRSYYDEFTSGLEGPETEIYTTEMPGGQYTNLQQQAKSVGLGSRWDEVKQMYHDVNFLFGDIVKVTPSSKVVGDMALFMVQNDLTIDKFFAEGKKYDFPQSVIDLFKGKIGQPEGGFPQDVSDIILKGEEASTDRPGEHLAPIDFEATRQELIAKLGDEDVDDQDVLSYIMYPDVFVDYRHKLERYSDVSIIPTPSFFYGMKTGETVNVEIQKGKVLYIRLIQIGELDETGQRIVFFELNGQSREIIVRDANAKTTAAVRRKADHGNTNHIAATMPGTILDVQVQQGDEIEEGQLLLISEAMKMETTLKAPRKAVVKELLVANGDQVNSGDLLLVLE; the protein is encoded by the coding sequence ATGATAAATAAAGTGTTAGTTGCGAACCGTGGGGAAATCGCAATCCGTATTTTCCGAGCGTGTTTTGAACTAGGAATTAGTACAGTCGCAGTTTATTCACAAGAGGATGAAGTATCAGTTCACCGTTTCAAGGCGGATGAGTCTTATTTATTGTCTAAGGATAAAAAGGCTGTTGAAGCTTATTTAGATATCGAATCGATTATTCAAATTGCGAAAGATGTGAATGCTGACGCGATTCACCCTGGTTACGGCTTCCTGTCTGAAAATACTGAATTTGCGCGTCGTTGTGAGGAAGAGGGCATCAAGTTTATTGGTCCTTCACACGAAATTTTAGATATGTTCGGGGATAAAGTAAAAGCTCGTGAAGCAGCTAAAAAAGCGAATATTCCGTTGATTCCAGGTTCTGATGGACCAGTTGAAAGTCTTGAAGAAGTGTTTGAATTTGGTAAAACTGCTGGTTACCCAATTATCATCAAAGCTGCCTTAGGTGGTGGAGGACGTGGTATGCGTGTGGTACGTTCAGAAGATGAAGTAGCAGAACAATACCGTCTAGCGGTTTCTGAAGCGACTAAAGCTTTTGGTTCAGGTGAAGCCTACGTTGAGAAATACGTAGAAGGACCTAAACATATTGAAGTTCAAATCATGGCTGATGAGCAAGGAAACACTATGCATTTATGGGAACGTGACTGTTCAGTTCAACGTCGTCACCAAAAAGTGGTTGAGGTTGCCCCAACTGTAAACATGTCAATGGAATTACGTAACCGTATCTGTAATTCTGCCCGTGACTTCTTAGATTCAGTGGACTACGCTAATGCCGGAACTGTTGAGTTCTTGTTAGATGGCGATGACTTCTACTTTATCGAAGTAAACCCTCGTGTCCAAGTAGAACATACAATTACAGAGCAAATCACTGGTGTGGACATTGTCCAAACACAGATCCGTGTTGCTGCAGGTGAAAGCTTAAGTGAAATTGGTTTACCAGCACAAGAAGACTTACCATTAAATGGTTTTGCAATCCAATGTCGTGTAACTACAGAGGATCCAAATAACAACTTCTTCCCAGATACAGGTAAAATCAATACTTACCGTTCTCCAGGCGGTTTTGGTGTCCGTTTAGATGCGGGTAATGGTTTCCAAAATACAGTTGTTAGTCCGTACTTTGACTCAATGATTGCTAAGTTAATCACTTACGGTACAGATTTCGAAGATACGGTAGCCAAAACCGACCGTGCCTTAAGAGAGTATCGTGTGCGTGGGGTTAAGAACAACATTCCATTCTTGCGTAACGTTGTAAACCATCCTGTCTTCCAAGCAGGTACTGCAAACACTGTATTCATCGATAATACACCTGAATTGTTTGATTTCCCTAAAGAACGCAACCGCGACCGTGGGAACAAAGTCTTACAATATATTGGAGACATTTCTGTAAATGGCTTCCCGGGTATTGAAAATGAAAAAGGGCAATTCGAAACCATCCCAACCCCTAAAATTGAGCTGGTGGACCGTAATGGCCTATCAGCTAAACAAATTTTAGACCGTGATGGTGTTAAGGGTGTTCAAGACTTTATTAAAAATTCAAATGACCTATTGTTAACGGATACGACAATGCGTGACGCACACCAATCGTTGATTGCGACTCGTATGCGTACCCGTGACATGGTGAAACCAGCTAAAGTGATGGAAGATGCTTTGCCAAACCTATTCTCTATGGAAGTTTGGGGTGGGGCGACATTTGATGCAGCCTTCCGTTTCTTAACTGAAAACCCTTGGAGCCGTCTAGAGCAGTTGCGTGAAGCAATGCCAAATACCTTGCTACAAATGTTATTCCGTGGTTCAAATGCGGTAGGTTACACTTCATACCCAGATAACACGTTGAAAGCTTTCATTGACCAGGCTGCAGCTTCAGGAATTGACGTCTTCCGTGTGTTTGACTCATTAAACTGGACTAAACAAATTGAAAAACCAATTCAATATGTGAAAGATGCTGGTAAGATCGCTGAAGCGACAATGTGTTATACAGGTGATATCTTAAATCCAGAGCGTACTAAGTATTCTCTAGACTACTATGTGAAGTTGGCTAAAGAGTTACAAGCAATGGGCGCAGATATTATTGCAGTGAAAGATATGGCTGGTTTATTAAAACCTCAAGCTGCTTATGCTTTAATTTCAGAATTAAAAGACAATGTAGATGTGCCAATTCACTTGCATACGCATGACACTGCAGGTAACGGTATCTTAACTTACACTGAAGCATCACGTGCAGGTGTAGACATTGTGGATGTGGCATCTTCTGCCTTTGCTTCAACAACATCACAACCATCTATGCAATCACTATATTATGCGATGGAGTATAACGACCGTAAACCAAATATCCACGTACAAAATGCAGAGAAAATTAACCAATACTGGTTAGGTGTGCGTTCTTACTACGATGAATTCACTTCAGGTTTAGAGGGTCCAGAAACTGAAATCTACACTACAGAGATGCCTGGTGGTCAATATACAAACTTACAACAACAAGCTAAATCTGTTGGTTTGGGTAGTCGTTGGGACGAAGTAAAACAAATGTATCATGATGTAAACTTCTTGTTTGGTGATATCGTTAAAGTTACCCCTTCATCTAAAGTCGTTGGTGATATGGCCTTATTTATGGTTCAAAATGACCTAACAATTGATAAATTCTTCGCAGAAGGGAAAAAATACGACTTCCCTCAATCTGTTATCGATTTATTTAAAGGTAAAATCGGTCAACCAGAAGGTGGATTCCCACAAGATGTATCTGACATCATCTTAAAAGGTGAAGAGGCTTCAACTGATCGTCCAGGTGAACACTTAGCGCCAATTGATTTTGAAGCTACTCGTCAAGAATTGATTGCTAAATTAGGTGATGAAGATGTAGACGACCAAGACGTCTTATCTTACATTATGTATCCTGATGTTTTTGTAGACTACCGTCATAAACTCGAACGTTATTCTGATGTTTCAATCATCCCAACACCAAGCTTCTTCTATGGTATGAAGACTGGTGAAACTGTGAATGTTGAAATTCAAAAGGGTAAAGTCTTATACATCCGCTTAATCCAAATTGGTGAGTTGGATGAAACTGGTCAACGGATTGTCTTCTTTGAATTAAACGGACAATCTCGTGAAATTATAGTACGTGACGCCAATGCTAAAACAACGGCTGCTGTTCGTCGTAAAGCTGATCACGGCAATACAAACCATATTGCAGCGACAATGCCTGGTACAATCCTTGATGTTCAGGTGCAACAAGGTGATGAAATTGAAGAAGGTCAATTACTGTTGATTTCTGAAGCCATGAAGATGGAGACTACTTTGAAAGCACCGCGTAAGGCAGTTGTGAAAGAATTACTTGTTGCCAACGGCGACCAAGTAAATTCTGGTGACTTGCTATTAGTATTGGAATAA
- the nagE gene encoding N-acetylglucosamine-specific PTS transporter subunit IIBC, with protein MKNYLQNLGKSIMLPVSILPVASLLMGIGYWIDPAGLSGDGSNQAAVFLIQSGTAIINNLPILFSVGIATGLSKDSNGAAGLSGLVGYLIVTNLLSTAGLSVLLNMPVEEVPMAFGATQNVFMAIISGSVAAALYNRYSGTKLPTALAFFSGRRLIPILTAGAMLIISLLLYFVWPVAYDALVGFGTFISGLGALGAGIYGFFNKLLIPTGLHHALNSVFWFDLIGINDIGNFWASEGVKGVTGMYQAGFFPIMMFGLPGAALAMYKNAESKAKKIAAGTMIAGAFASFFTGITEPLEFSFMFAAPGLYLVHAFLTGVSMFVAATFHWTAGFGFSAGLVDFALSLNVPIANQPLMLLVLGLVMFVVYYFIFDFAIRKFDFATPGRGENAVTEAAITESDSETTAGKKGSGSQASDDKYSRMANVIYDAVGGQDNIRSYYNCATRLRFELDDVDQVDQARIKGLGVPGVNVLDKNHLHVIVGTDVQFVADEMKKIENQ; from the coding sequence ATGAAAAATTATTTACAAAATTTAGGAAAATCGATCATGTTACCGGTATCGATTTTACCTGTTGCGTCTTTATTAATGGGGATTGGTTATTGGATTGATCCAGCTGGACTTTCTGGTGACGGGTCTAACCAAGCGGCTGTCTTCCTGATTCAATCAGGGACTGCCATTATCAACAATTTACCGATTCTATTTTCAGTGGGTATTGCTACAGGATTATCTAAGGATTCCAATGGGGCGGCTGGTTTATCAGGTTTAGTCGGTTACCTCATTGTGACAAACCTATTATCAACGGCTGGTTTAAGTGTCTTACTCAATATGCCTGTTGAAGAAGTACCGATGGCTTTCGGCGCAACACAAAATGTCTTTATGGCCATTATTTCTGGTTCAGTAGCGGCAGCCTTATATAACCGCTATTCAGGTACTAAATTGCCAACAGCGCTCGCATTCTTCTCAGGTAGACGGTTGATTCCAATCTTAACAGCAGGTGCTATGTTAATCATATCTTTACTGCTGTATTTCGTTTGGCCAGTAGCTTATGACGCTTTAGTAGGATTCGGTACGTTCATCTCAGGCCTTGGCGCGCTAGGTGCTGGTATTTACGGTTTCTTCAACAAGTTACTAATTCCAACTGGTTTACACCACGCCTTAAACTCAGTATTCTGGTTTGATTTAATTGGGATTAATGACATCGGAAACTTCTGGGCCTCTGAAGGGGTAAAAGGGGTTACTGGAATGTACCAAGCCGGCTTCTTCCCAATCATGATGTTCGGTTTACCTGGGGCAGCTTTGGCCATGTATAAGAATGCAGAATCAAAAGCGAAGAAAATTGCAGCTGGTACCATGATTGCTGGTGCTTTCGCTTCATTCTTCACAGGAATTACTGAACCTCTAGAATTCTCATTTATGTTTGCAGCGCCAGGATTATACTTGGTTCACGCCTTCCTAACAGGGGTTTCAATGTTTGTTGCAGCAACCTTCCACTGGACTGCTGGATTCGGGTTCTCGGCAGGGTTAGTTGACTTTGCCTTAAGCTTGAATGTGCCGATTGCTAACCAACCATTAATGCTGTTAGTTCTAGGTTTAGTCATGTTTGTGGTTTACTACTTTATCTTCGATTTTGCTATCCGTAAATTCGATTTTGCCACACCGGGACGCGGTGAAAATGCCGTAACTGAAGCAGCGATTACAGAATCTGATTCAGAAACTACTGCTGGCAAAAAAGGTAGTGGATCTCAAGCTAGCGATGATAAATATTCACGCATGGCGAATGTCATCTATGATGCTGTTGGTGGACAAGACAACATCCGTAGCTATTACAACTGTGCAACCCGATTACGTTTTGAATTAGACGATGTTGACCAAGTCGATCAAGCAAGAATCAAAGGTCTTGGTGTACCCGGGGTGAACGTCTTAGATAAAAACCACTTACATGTTATTGTCGGAACAGACGTCCAATTCGTTGCCGATGAAATGAAAAAAATAGAAAATCAATAA
- a CDS encoding FtsW/RodA/SpoVE family cell cycle protein has product MPTESKRKKAQANKEKQKKSNALDKEKAKKQSKNARKQAKKERNHEGPSWFKRVLAHCEDLDGKILILYGLLLTIGLLMVTTASSYLATSSGQVTYYYLERQGLFAVAGIIAIFLIYIIKPEIWRHQRFQKLMYIGVTVLLVFTFIFGETINGAQGWIGVGAFSIQPVEFAKPALVLLVANFLAKDEVQKTIAEVNSPFKLIAQYKKEAAAIGIWVALVFFFPDVGGVLILGSLFVILLLNSGLTLKWLTKSVLAAIVVYISVIIILNLFDLSHIDNYQIARFTSFINPFADAQDTGLQLVYGYYALSNGGILGRGAGNSIQKLGYLPEAHNDFIMAIIGEEFGLWGVMLVLVLYFALVVYIFHKAIKMHRIYDQTVLVGVGSYFLIQAFVNLGGVLGLIPLTGVTFPFMSYGGSSLLVTSMMTGIALSVIASDRSWRRSLRAKKAKPSQAGLHEQNE; this is encoded by the coding sequence GTGCCAACAGAATCTAAAAGAAAAAAAGCCCAAGCAAATAAGGAAAAACAAAAAAAATCAAATGCATTAGATAAAGAGAAAGCAAAAAAACAATCTAAAAATGCGCGTAAGCAAGCTAAAAAAGAAAGAAATCATGAAGGACCATCCTGGTTTAAACGCGTCCTTGCCCATTGTGAAGATTTAGATGGGAAGATTTTGATATTATATGGCTTGCTGCTGACAATTGGATTATTGATGGTGACAACTGCATCATCTTACCTAGCGACATCATCAGGTCAAGTGACATACTATTATTTAGAGAGACAGGGCCTCTTTGCGGTTGCTGGTATCATCGCTATCTTTCTAATTTATATTATCAAGCCAGAAATATGGCGACATCAACGTTTTCAAAAGTTAATGTATATAGGGGTCACGGTCCTATTAGTTTTCACTTTCATATTTGGGGAAACCATTAATGGAGCTCAAGGCTGGATTGGGGTTGGTGCCTTCTCCATTCAGCCAGTAGAGTTTGCAAAACCAGCCTTGGTTCTATTAGTCGCTAATTTCTTAGCGAAGGATGAGGTTCAGAAGACGATTGCTGAAGTAAATAGTCCATTTAAATTGATTGCTCAATACAAAAAAGAGGCGGCAGCTATTGGTATTTGGGTAGCGCTCGTATTCTTCTTCCCAGATGTAGGTGGTGTACTCATTCTTGGGTCATTATTTGTAATCCTCCTATTAAATTCTGGCCTAACACTGAAATGGCTGACTAAATCAGTTCTAGCAGCAATTGTTGTGTATATTTCAGTTATTATTATCTTGAATCTATTTGATTTATCGCATATAGATAATTATCAGATTGCCCGCTTTACCTCTTTTATTAATCCATTCGCGGATGCACAGGATACAGGACTGCAATTAGTTTATGGCTATTATGCCTTATCAAATGGTGGCATCCTTGGCCGGGGTGCAGGAAACTCTATCCAAAAACTTGGCTACTTGCCTGAAGCGCATAATGATTTTATTATGGCAATTATTGGAGAGGAATTTGGTTTGTGGGGCGTGATGCTTGTACTTGTTTTGTACTTTGCACTAGTGGTTTACATCTTCCACAAAGCCATTAAAATGCACCGTATATATGACCAAACCGTCCTTGTTGGTGTTGGTTCATACTTTTTAATTCAAGCTTTTGTAAACTTGGGTGGGGTATTAGGGTTAATTCCCTTAACAGGCGTTACTTTCCCCTTCATGTCTTATGGAGGGTCTAGCCTTCTTGTAACGAGTATGATGACAGGTATCGCCTTATCCGTTATCGCCTCTGATCGTTCGTGGCGACGTAGCCTTCGGGCCAAAAAGGCAAAACCAAGTCAAGCGGGCTTGCATGAACAAAATGAATAA
- the typA gene encoding translational GTPase TypA: MAKREDIRNVAIIAHVDHGKTTLVNQLLEQSDTLDERTKIDERAMDSNDIEKERGITILAKNTAVNYKGHHINIMDTPGHADFGGEVERIMTMVDGVVLVVDAYEGTMPQTRFVLKKAFEANLTPIVVVNKIDKPSARPSEVVDEVLDLFIELGADDEMLDFPVVYASALSGTSSLSDDPADQSETMDPIFDTILEEIPAPVDNSEEGLQFQVSLLDYNDYVGRIGIGRVFRGTIRVGDQVTLMKLDGTEKNFRVTKLFGFLGLERVEINEAKAGELIAVSGMEDIFVGETVVDSSIKEALEPLRIDEPTLQMTFLTNDSPFAGQEGKHVTSRKLEERLRYELHTDVSLRVDNTESPDAWVVSGRGELHLSILIENMRREGYELQVSRPEVIIRNIDGVKSEPFELVQIDTPEEYQGSIIDALNQRRGNMVDMISTGLGTTRLTYHVPARGMIGFTTYFMSLTHGYGILNHTFDHYAPYINEPIGGRRNGALVSTDTGKATTYGIMQVEDRGTIFVNPGTQVYGGMIVGESTREKDIVVNIIRSKNLTNVRSSNKDQTASIKAPKLLTLEESLEFMNEDEYCEVTPESIRLRKSILNEAERAKAAKKKNLG, translated from the coding sequence ATGGCAAAACGTGAAGATATTCGTAATGTTGCAATCATTGCCCACGTTGACCACGGTAAAACTACTTTGGTTAACCAATTGTTGGAACAATCAGATACTTTAGATGAACGTACAAAAATTGACGAGCGTGCAATGGACTCTAACGATATCGAGAAAGAACGTGGTATCACCATCCTAGCTAAGAATACAGCTGTAAACTACAAGGGTCACCACATTAACATCATGGATACTCCAGGACATGCGGACTTCGGTGGTGAAGTTGAGCGTATCATGACAATGGTAGACGGTGTAGTTTTAGTTGTAGATGCTTACGAAGGTACAATGCCGCAAACGCGTTTTGTATTGAAAAAAGCGTTTGAAGCGAACTTAACGCCAATCGTTGTTGTAAACAAAATTGATAAACCATCAGCTCGTCCATCAGAAGTTGTAGACGAAGTATTAGACTTGTTTATCGAATTAGGTGCAGATGATGAAATGTTAGACTTCCCAGTAGTATACGCTTCAGCTTTAAGTGGTACTTCAAGTCTTTCTGACGATCCAGCTGACCAATCAGAAACAATGGACCCAATCTTCGATACAATTCTTGAAGAAATCCCAGCACCAGTTGATAACTCTGAGGAAGGTTTACAATTCCAAGTATCGTTACTAGACTATAACGACTACGTTGGTCGTATCGGTATTGGTCGTGTATTCCGCGGTACTATCCGTGTAGGTGACCAAGTTACCTTGATGAAACTTGACGGTACTGAGAAAAACTTCCGTGTAACAAAATTATTCGGTTTCTTAGGTTTAGAGCGTGTTGAAATTAACGAAGCGAAAGCCGGAGAACTTATTGCTGTTTCTGGTATGGAAGATATTTTCGTTGGGGAAACAGTTGTAGATTCAAGCATCAAAGAGGCTTTAGAGCCATTACGTATTGATGAACCAACACTACAAATGACTTTCTTAACAAACGATTCACCATTCGCAGGTCAAGAAGGTAAACACGTAACTTCTCGTAAACTAGAAGAACGTTTACGTTACGAATTACATACTGACGTTTCATTACGTGTAGACAATACAGAATCTCCGGATGCATGGGTTGTTTCAGGTCGTGGTGAGCTTCACTTATCTATCTTGATTGAAAACATGCGTCGTGAAGGTTACGAGTTACAAGTATCTCGTCCAGAAGTTATTATCCGTAACATCGATGGTGTGAAATCTGAACCGTTTGAGTTAGTTCAAATCGATACACCTGAAGAATACCAAGGTTCAATTATCGACGCCTTAAACCAACGTCGTGGTAATATGGTAGACATGATCTCTACAGGTCTAGGTACAACTCGTTTAACTTACCATGTACCAGCTCGTGGTATGATTGGTTTCACCACTTACTTCATGTCATTAACACATGGTTACGGTATCTTGAACCATACATTTGACCACTATGCACCATACATCAACGAACCAATCGGTGGTCGTCGTAATGGGGCCTTAGTATCAACTGATACTGGTAAAGCAACTACTTACGGTATCATGCAAGTTGAAGACCGTGGTACAATCTTTGTTAACCCAGGTACACAAGTATACGGGGGTATGATTGTTGGTGAAAGTACACGTGAAAAAGATATTGTTGTAAACATTATCCGTTCTAAAAACTTAACTAATGTTCGTTCTTCAAACAAAGACCAAACAGCTTCAATCAAAGCACCGAAACTACTGACACTTGAAGAATCATTAGAATTCATGAATGAAGATGAGTACTGTGAAGTAACACCAGAAAGCATTCGTTTACGTAAATCAATCTTAAACGAAGCTGAACGTGCAAAAGCAGCTAAGAAAAAGAACTTAGGTTAA
- a CDS encoding inositol monophosphatase family protein, whose product MLEARAALVKEWVEEAASYIHDQLNSEIQIESKSNRKDLVTNVDKEVELLFRNKIAANFPDDRYIGEEKMGDTPSSLAGGVWIVDPIDGTANFVLQQNHFAIMVAYYEDGLGKLGVVYDVMNDDYFEAIADQGIKRNGQVFQPPFKDKSLKDSLIAVNGGMIMTDAYKVQQLVKESMGLRIYGSAGIEIIALLKGEIAAYVSPRLQPWDIAAGQVLANEVGIQVSQFTGEPVDLLNQNRVLAAYPSAYRRMIENLKGPR is encoded by the coding sequence ATGTTAGAAGCGCGGGCAGCGTTGGTGAAAGAGTGGGTTGAAGAAGCAGCAAGCTATATCCACGACCAATTGAATAGTGAAATCCAAATAGAAAGTAAATCCAACCGAAAAGATCTTGTTACCAACGTAGATAAAGAAGTTGAATTACTATTTAGAAACAAGATTGCAGCCAATTTTCCAGACGACCGTTACATCGGGGAGGAGAAAATGGGTGACACCCCGTCCAGTCTGGCTGGCGGTGTATGGATTGTAGATCCCATCGACGGCACAGCCAATTTTGTCCTACAGCAAAATCACTTTGCCATCATGGTCGCTTACTACGAAGACGGCCTTGGAAAGCTAGGTGTTGTGTACGACGTGATGAATGACGATTACTTTGAAGCCATCGCTGATCAAGGGATTAAACGAAACGGCCAAGTCTTTCAACCACCATTCAAGGACAAAAGCCTAAAAGACTCCTTGATTGCGGTCAATGGGGGCATGATCATGACTGACGCTTATAAAGTACAACAACTAGTCAAAGAATCTATGGGTCTTCGCATTTATGGGTCAGCGGGCATTGAAATCATTGCCTTGTTGAAGGGTGAAATCGCCGCTTACGTTTCACCAAGGCTGCAACCCTGGGACATTGCTGCCGGCCAAGTCTTGGCAAACGAAGTGGGCATTCAAGTATCGCAATTTACTGGCGAACCGGTTGATTTATTAAACCAAAATCGGGTATTAGCAGCCTACCCGTCAGCATATCGACGAATGATTGAGAATTTGAAGGGTCCAAGATAA
- a CDS encoding UPF0223 family protein — MSNNYQYPIDLDWTSQEMATVVKMWNGLEQAYESSINREELLNRYKAFKEVVPSKMEEKQLGNSFEKISGYQLYGTIKKARNSEAKTISMP, encoded by the coding sequence ATGTCTAACAATTATCAATATCCAATCGATTTGGATTGGACCAGTCAAGAAATGGCGACAGTGGTGAAGATGTGGAATGGCTTGGAGCAGGCGTATGAATCAAGCATCAACCGTGAGGAATTACTGAATCGGTATAAAGCATTTAAGGAAGTTGTCCCAAGTAAGATGGAAGAGAAGCAGTTAGGCAACAGCTTTGAGAAAATTTCTGGTTATCAGCTTTACGGCACCATCAAAAAGGCAAGAAATTCGGAAGCAAAAACCATTTCAATGCCGTAA